A window of the Spirochaetota bacterium genome harbors these coding sequences:
- a CDS encoding transglutaminase domain-containing protein, which translates to MDTKNALTPTYFIDSDNPAIIEQAGAIVVPGDSALDRAVKIYYWVRDRIPYNPYRTTFDRGNYRASFILRQGDGFCVQKAVLAAALSRAAGVPSRLRFATVRNHLITKRLREAMKTDLFVYHGLVEFFLEGRWVKATPAFNLSLCEKFGILPLEFNGREDSILHPFDREGNRHMEYLHDFGAFDDLPFERMMEEYRRCYPHLEELLNAMKRMETPPADFEREAEAENRG; encoded by the coding sequence ATGGATACAAAAAATGCTCTGACCCCAACGTATTTTATAGACAGCGACAACCCGGCCATTATCGAACAGGCCGGGGCAATCGTCGTGCCCGGCGACAGCGCCCTTGACCGGGCGGTGAAGATTTACTACTGGGTCCGCGACAGGATACCGTACAATCCCTACCGCACGACCTTTGATCGCGGGAATTACCGGGCAAGCTTCATCCTGCGCCAGGGCGACGGATTCTGCGTGCAGAAGGCTGTTCTCGCCGCCGCTCTTTCCCGGGCCGCCGGTGTTCCCAGCAGGCTCCGCTTCGCGACGGTCCGCAATCACCTGATCACGAAACGCCTCCGTGAGGCGATGAAGACCGATCTCTTCGTGTACCACGGTCTTGTCGAATTTTTCCTGGAGGGCCGGTGGGTGAAGGCGACGCCGGCCTTCAACCTGTCCCTGTGCGAGAAATTCGGCATACTGCCCCTTGAATTCAACGGCCGGGAGGACTCGATCCTCCATCCCTTTGACAGGGAAGGGAACAGGCACATGGAGTATCTCCATGACTTCGGGGCCTTCGATGATCTTCCCTTCGAGCGGATGATGGAGGAATACAGGCGCTGCTATCCTCACCTTGAGGAGCTGCTGAACGCGATGAAGCGGATGGAGACGCCGCCGGCCGATTTCGAACGTGAGGCCGAAGCCGAGAACAGGGGATGA
- a CDS encoding 30S ribosomal protein S21 has product MTSPLEVDVNGDIEKAFKNLKKKMAFEGIFKELKRRRYYEKPSEEKKRKKEEAERRRLKKIRRMNVSQSRVKKSPTMRGGKDFSRDESTDA; this is encoded by the coding sequence ATGACGAGTCCCTTAGAAGTCGACGTTAATGGCGATATTGAAAAAGCATTCAAGAATTTGAAGAAAAAAATGGCTTTTGAAGGCATTTTCAAAGAGCTGAAAAGACGTCGGTACTATGAGAAACCCAGCGAAGAGAAAAAGCGGAAAAAGGAAGAAGCCGAACGCCGCCGTTTGAAAAAGATCCGCAGGATGAATGTTTCGCAAAGCAGGGTCAAGAAGTCTCCCACCATGAGGGGCGGTAAAGACTTTTCTCGTGATGAAAGCACAGATGCATAA
- a CDS encoding YihY family inner membrane protein: MTQKLRFFWNTIVSIFKKIYHGAENSGGILSKIINAAKVLIVSTRKFITDDCQTKASSITYTIILSLVPALTVGLTIYSFYYGVGENKQELFDRILLFLNENNIKLNIDPIFDTILGLIENAGKIGGISAAVMIFSATAMLRTLEKSMNDIWKIKQGRPILLKIIYYWAALTLGPIMLAAGMTVATQLSIILSSPNYNAAYITDADHLWVAGDKSTILYSDTGKQEKWDFKNIVANSGKIDYDNQKVYYYEPSDKSFSEQEGRIEPLELMKSKYRGVQFVGKKGWIIGHNGILLMTSDGGNRWQLRKFGAFNFNAIRMLTDTRGVMVTENGAVLTTADGGDTWSVEEWEERPNLVSIAFFKDRGIITGSRGVIIRTEDGGKKWELQHIASAKRRNRPVNLHDAFFINENKIILVGNEGMILLSENGGKTWESRKYKEINYYAAWFFNPDEGVVGGDDGTVIRTGNGGESWEETTLPTIRINSFHFRNDKLWAIGDAGTLMMSKDLGKKWVPVKKGKKFGYTIINFLAPFAFIWLLFLLAYITLPYTRVPFKPAALGASFTAAVWVIFILLFIVYVKGFATGTFAVYGALAAIPLFLLMVYASSVIILFGAEVAYTLMHPHTYRSLKKASKERNELYVYYGLALIHQVYRTFESGGGASSLKELRKAMAGGSEQIDRYIRPYLDEKLIIQDGDGNYLPANKSENIQVNRVIDIIMDISLDMPVTAGKSSFKIFLDKLFSQISASRRKAVGEMTLKELIDKD; this comes from the coding sequence ATGACACAAAAACTTCGCTTTTTCTGGAATACCATAGTATCGATCTTCAAGAAGATATATCACGGTGCAGAAAATTCCGGCGGAATATTGAGCAAGATAATCAATGCCGCCAAAGTGCTTATCGTCTCCACGAGAAAATTCATCACCGACGACTGCCAGACAAAGGCATCATCCATAACATACACGATTATCCTGTCGCTGGTGCCGGCCCTTACCGTGGGCCTTACCATCTATTCCTTTTATTATGGCGTGGGTGAAAACAAGCAGGAATTATTTGATCGTATATTGCTGTTTCTGAATGAAAACAACATCAAGCTCAATATCGATCCCATCTTCGATACCATCCTGGGGCTCATTGAAAATGCCGGCAAGATCGGCGGGATAAGCGCCGCCGTGATGATCTTTTCCGCGACGGCCATGCTGAGGACCCTTGAAAAGTCGATGAACGATATCTGGAAAATCAAGCAGGGACGGCCGATACTTCTCAAAATCATCTATTACTGGGCCGCTCTGACCCTTGGCCCCATCATGCTTGCAGCCGGCATGACCGTCGCCACCCAGCTTTCCATAATCCTCTCCTCGCCAAATTATAACGCGGCTTACATTACCGATGCCGATCATCTCTGGGTCGCCGGCGATAAATCAACGATACTTTACTCTGACACCGGGAAACAGGAAAAATGGGATTTCAAAAACATAGTCGCAAACAGCGGCAAAATCGATTATGACAACCAGAAAGTATACTATTATGAGCCGAGCGACAAGAGCTTCTCGGAGCAGGAAGGACGCATCGAGCCCCTTGAATTGATGAAATCAAAGTACCGCGGCGTCCAATTCGTCGGTAAAAAAGGATGGATCATCGGCCACAACGGCATACTTCTCATGACATCGGACGGGGGGAACCGGTGGCAGTTAAGGAAATTCGGCGCCTTCAATTTCAATGCGATCCGGATGCTGACCGATACCCGCGGCGTCATGGTCACCGAAAACGGTGCGGTACTGACGACCGCCGACGGCGGGGACACCTGGTCTGTCGAAGAGTGGGAGGAACGGCCGAACCTGGTCTCCATAGCCTTCTTCAAGGACCGGGGAATCATTACCGGCAGCCGGGGCGTCATTATACGGACCGAGGACGGCGGTAAAAAATGGGAGCTGCAGCATATAGCGTCGGCGAAACGGAGGAACCGACCGGTAAATTTACATGATGCCTTTTTCATCAATGAAAACAAGATCATCCTCGTCGGCAACGAGGGGATGATCCTTTTATCAGAAAATGGCGGCAAAACATGGGAATCGAGAAAATACAAGGAGATAAATTACTATGCCGCATGGTTTTTCAACCCGGACGAAGGGGTCGTGGGCGGAGACGATGGAACGGTCATCCGCACAGGCAACGGGGGTGAAAGCTGGGAGGAAACGACGCTTCCCACCATCCGCATAAACTCATTCCATTTCCGGAACGACAAGCTGTGGGCCATCGGCGACGCGGGAACCCTCATGATGTCGAAGGATCTCGGCAAGAAATGGGTCCCGGTAAAAAAAGGAAAAAAATTCGGATACACCATCATCAATTTCCTGGCGCCATTCGCCTTCATCTGGCTCCTGTTCCTGCTGGCCTATATCACGCTCCCCTACACACGGGTTCCCTTCAAGCCCGCGGCGCTGGGAGCGTCCTTTACCGCGGCCGTGTGGGTCATCTTTATACTGCTCTTCATCGTGTACGTGAAGGGATTCGCCACCGGAACCTTCGCGGTATACGGCGCCCTCGCGGCCATTCCGCTCTTCCTGCTGATGGTTTACGCCTCGTCGGTCATCATCCTCTTCGGCGCGGAGGTGGCATACACCCTGATGCATCCCCACACCTACCGAAGCCTTAAAAAGGCCTCCAAAGAAAGGAATGAGCTGTACGTCTATTACGGTCTGGCGCTGATCCACCAGGTGTACCGCACCTTCGAGTCCGGAGGCGGCGCCAGCTCCCTCAAAGAGCTCCGCAAGGCCATGGCCGGGGGGTCGGAGCAAATCGACCGGTATATCAGGCCGTACCTTGACGAGAAGCTCATCATCCAGGACGGCGACGGCAATTACCTGCCCGCCAATAAGTCTGAAAATATCCAGGTAAACAGGGTGATCGACATCATCATGGACATAAGCCTCGACATGCCGGTGACAGCGGGCAAGTCGTCGTTCAAGATATTTCTGGATAAGCTGTTCAGCCAGATATCGGCAAGCAGGAGAAAAGCGGTCGGCGAGATGACGCTGAAAGAGCTGATCGACAAGGATTAA
- a CDS encoding replication-associated recombination protein A, producing MEITDTLSPLADRCRPRTIEEFIGQEHLLSEHKILNTIIDKGKAFSLILWGDPGSGKTTLARLIASYCNLDSHFLSAISAGVADVRKVIEKGKENRLKGLQTLLFLDEIHRFNKAQQDSVLGSVESGDIILVGATTENPSFNVISPLLSRTRVLKLSRLSEKNLLKILHQALQNDNILKEGNARFADDDIKEKLVAISNGDARRMLNILETAFTLAPDGLITGDHLEEAVRNSMLYYDRAGDRHYDTISAFIKSLRGSDPDAAVYYLARMILVGEDPVFIARRMVIFASEDIGNAAPNALTVAVAAMTATQNIGLPEARIVLSHCATFLAAAPKSNASYLAIDNAMAAAKDSNYEIPLHIRNAPTDLMKKLGYHKGYKYPHDYDRHFVKETYLPDEIKGEVFYKPGEEGGEKAIRERLKSLWPERYK from the coding sequence ATGGAAATCACCGATACTCTCAGTCCCCTTGCCGATAGGTGTCGGCCTCGAACAATAGAAGAATTCATTGGTCAGGAACATCTTTTATCTGAACATAAAATATTGAACACCATAATAGATAAGGGGAAAGCCTTTTCCCTTATATTATGGGGTGATCCCGGCTCGGGAAAAACTACCCTGGCGCGTCTCATTGCGTCCTACTGCAATCTGGATTCGCATTTTTTAAGCGCCATATCGGCCGGTGTAGCCGATGTGCGGAAAGTAATAGAAAAGGGTAAAGAAAACAGGCTGAAAGGCCTCCAGACACTTCTCTTCCTGGATGAAATTCATCGTTTTAACAAGGCCCAGCAGGATTCAGTGCTGGGTTCCGTTGAATCCGGCGATATAATTCTTGTTGGCGCGACAACGGAAAATCCATCGTTTAATGTAATATCGCCTCTTCTGTCCCGTACCCGGGTATTGAAGCTTTCTCGCCTATCTGAAAAAAATCTCCTTAAAATCCTTCATCAGGCATTGCAGAATGACAATATTCTAAAAGAAGGAAATGCGAGGTTTGCCGATGACGACATCAAGGAAAAGCTCGTTGCCATATCCAATGGCGATGCCCGGCGCATGCTTAATATCCTGGAAACGGCTTTTACCCTGGCCCCCGATGGTCTGATAACGGGCGACCATCTGGAGGAAGCTGTCCGCAACAGCATGCTCTATTATGACCGCGCCGGAGACAGGCATTACGATACCATATCCGCCTTCATCAAGTCCCTCAGGGGCTCTGACCCCGATGCGGCCGTATATTACCTTGCACGCATGATACTGGTCGGCGAGGACCCGGTCTTTATCGCGCGCCGGATGGTCATATTCGCATCCGAGGACATAGGGAATGCCGCGCCCAATGCCCTTACGGTGGCTGTTGCCGCCATGACGGCAACGCAGAATATCGGTCTGCCCGAAGCACGGATAGTTCTCTCTCATTGCGCCACCTTCCTGGCCGCCGCCCCGAAAAGCAACGCTTCCTATCTGGCCATCGATAATGCCATGGCGGCAGCGAAAGATTCAAATTATGAGATACCCCTTCATATTCGCAACGCTCCGACGGACCTCATGAAAAAGCTCGGATACCATAAAGGATACAAGTATCCCCATGATTATGACCGTCATTTCGTAAAGGAAACATACCTCCCTGATGAAATCAAGGGGGAAGTGTTCTATAAACCCGGCGAAGAGGGCGGGGAAAAGGCAATCCGGGAGAGGTTGAAGTCTCTATGGCCGGAACGGTATAAATAG